The Parabacteroides timonensis sequence GTGAGCGTCCTTCTTTGATGGTATGATCTTCCAGGTAATTAAAACGGCGGATGAACTTTTGGTTCGTGCGTTCCAATGCATTGTCCGGATTGATTTTATACAGGCGGGCAGCATTGATAAGGCTGAAAAACAGATCACCGAATTCACCTTCCATTTTATCTGCATCCATCTTGTCGATTTCCTCTTTTAGCTCGGTAAACTCTTCATGTACTTTATCCCATACCTGGTCGCGCTGTTCCCAGTCGAAACCTACGTTACGTGCTTTATCTTGGATACGGTGTGCTTTAACGACAGAAGGGAGAGAAGCGGGTACACCTTCTAAAACCGTTTTATTACCTCCTTTTTCTTTTAGTTTTAGTTGTTCCCAACTCTGTTCTACCTTTTTAGCCGTATCGGCAGATGCATCGCCGAATACATGCGGATGACGGTAAATCAGTTTCTGGCAGAGGCTGTCGCATACATCTTTAATATCGAAGGCTTCTTTTTCTTCACCGATTTTAGCGTAAAAGACGACATGCAGAAGCAAGTCCCCTAATTCTTTCTTGATGTTGTTGTTGTCATTTTGCATGATTGCCTCACATAATTCGTAAGTCTCTTCGATGGTGTTCGTGCGAAGGCTTTCGTTTGTTTGCTTTTTATCCCAGGGGCATTTTACCCGGAGCTCGTCCAGGATGTCTAGCAGTTGCCCGAAGGCTTCCATTTTTTCTTGTCTTGTTGCCATATTATCTATAATAATGTACTGGTTTTATAATATGACAATATGCCAATGAAACTCCTCCTATTATCCGGAGGGTATTTCAATTGGCATATTGGCGTGTTGAATTTATTATTTAATTACTTTTCTTCTTTCTTGAATTGTGTCAGTCCGTTTTGCAGGAACTGGATGTATTTTGATACATCTTCGTTGAATGCATACGACGGGCCGAGCGGCTTACCTTCGTCATTCAAAAGAATATAGAATGGCTGGGCATTTGCTCCGAACTTGCTTCTCTGGAGATAACTCCATTTGTCGCCGATCGTTTTCAACTTGCGCACTTTACCATGTTCTTCAATTTCAATCGGATGAGGCAATTTAGTCTTATCATCTACCATCAATGTGATCAGTACATAATCTTTCTCCAATAGTTGCTTTACCTTCGGGTCTGTCCATACGGATGCTTCCATCTTACGGCAGTTTACGCAACCGAAACCGGAGAAATCGATCATAACCGGTTTGTTCACTCGTTTGGCATAGGCCATACCGGCTTCATAGTCATCGAAAGCGGCATGTACTTCGTCATCATACAAGTTGAAATCCTGCGTATACAAAGGAGGAGCGAAGGCACTGATCGATTTCAGAGGTGCCCCCCAAAGTCCCGGAACCATATACATGGCGAATGCAAACGAGATAATTGCCATAAACAGGCGGGGGACAGATACATATTTTACATCGCTGTCGTGACTGAATTTGATCTTGCCAAGCAGGTAAAGGCCGAGCAATACAAAAATAACAATCCACAATACGATAAATACTTCACGGTCAAGTAAGCGCCATCCGTATGCCAGGTCGGCAACAGAAAGGAACTTCAATGCCAACGCCAGTTCGAGGAAGCCTAAAACTACCTTTACGGAGTTCAGCCATCCCCCTGATTTCGGCATACTTTGCAGCATATTCGGGAAGATTGCGAACAAGCTGAACGGAATCGATAAAGCCAGTGCAAACCCGAACATTCCGATAGCCGGGCCAACTGCTGTACCCATCGAAGCTGCTTGTACCAATAATGTTCCGATAATCGGACCGGTACATGAGAAGGATACCAATACCAACGTAAACGACATAAAGAAGATACTCAATATACCAGTGGTTGAATCTGCTTTACTATCCAGCTTGGTTGTCCATGAAGCCGGCAATACCATTTCAAATGCTCCGAAGAACGATATGGCAAATACCACCAGCAGCAGGAAGAATATGATATTGAAGATTGCGTTGGTAGATAAGTCATTCAAGGCACTGGCACCGAAAATACCGGTAATCAGTAATCCCATGACCAGGTATATAACGATAATGGAAAGCCCATAAGTTAACGCGTCGCGTATTGCTTTTTTACGATCCTTGGTCCGTTTCAGGAAGAAGCTGACTGTCATTGGGATCATAGGCCATACACAAGGAGTAAGCAAGGCGATCAATCCTCCGAGGAATCCGGCAAAGAAGATGAATAACCAGGAGGTATCGGTTGCTGTAACCGTAGTGTCGCCAAAAGCTTTCAAGTCATCGACAACGGGAGCCCAGAGAGCTGCGTCGTCAGTCAGTGCGTTAGCTATTTTAGCCGGGCTGGTGATTACTTTTTCAGTTTTTGCTGCCGGGTCAGGAGTTGTAAGAGTTACTGCTTCTTCAAGAACCTGGTTGGTATCCGGTTGTTCGGCGGTTACATCGTCTTTGTCTACGACAGGTGCATCGGCCGGTAATGTCAGTTTTGTGTTTTTTGCATCGAAAGCGAAGCTTACCCGGTCGGGAGGCAGGCATGTCTCGTCGTTACAGGCCATAAATTCAACTTCACCTTCTATCTTGAATTTCTTCGGATCGGTTATCTTTACCTTTTGAGTGAACGATACGGTTCCCGGATACCAGCGAAGGTCCATGGCGAACAATTCGTCGTATACTACCGTCGGTTTGACGGAGGAAACCGGTTGTCCGATCAATTCAGCTCCTTTCAGAGTCTCAAATGTAAAAGATGTTGATACGGGTCCGCCTTCAGGCAGGTTCATGTCGTACAGGTGCCATCCTTTCTCGGAGGTTGCGGTAAACACAACTTCTTTTTCGGCAGTTTTGGAGTCTTCCAGTTTTATTTTCCACTTTACAGGCTGGTGTATCTGTGCCTGCACAGCCAGTGTTACGAACACCAGCAAAAAAACACTAAAGAGTTTCTTCATACGATATTTATTTCTGTCTTAGTTATTTATTTAGCTAATGATGTGAATGTAGTAGGGATACGCGTTTCAAAACGCATCTCTTCACCCGTTGTCGGATGGATAAAGAAGAGTCGTCGGGCATGAAGCATCAGCCGTCCGGCAGGATCAGTTTCGGCGCCGTACTTATTATCGCCGGCAATAGGGTGTCCGATAGACTCCATCTGGACACGTATCTGGTTTTTGCGGCCTGTCTCCAGGTCAAGTTCCAGTAAAGAATAATGACCGTTGCTGTGTAGCTGGTGATAGCGGGTGATAGCCTCTTTTCCGTCGCCTACAGCTGTTACGTATACTTGCATTTTTGCATTTTCAGTCAGGTTTGAGACAATCAGGTCGGTATCTTTTTCCGGACGTCCTTCTACGACAGCGACATAACTACGAGCGGTGATAGCCGAGTTCCAGTTCGATTGAAGCGCTTTTTGTACGCGTTGATTCTTGGCAAACATCATCAGCCCGGAAGTATCGCGGTCCAACCGGTGCAAAACAAATATTTTGTTTTTCGGGTCTGTCTTTTTTACATAGTCGCTCAACAGGTGATAGGCGGTCCGCTCTTTTACCCGGTCGCTCGAGACGGACATAAGTCCTTCTTTCTTGTTGACAACGATCAGGTCGTCATCTTCCCACACGATGTGTAATAGAGGATTGCTGAACTCCACCTTCCCTCGTTCGTAACTGATCTCGACTTCGTCTCCCGGCACTAAAGGAGCGTTGAACTGGGAAGTGACTTTCCCGTTTATCAAGATTTGTCCGTGGGCAAGTAAGGCCTTGACGGAACTTTTGCTCTGTTCGCTCAACAATTGGAACAGGAAAGGAAGCAGTGTATTCTCTTCCTTCACCGCAACTTTGCGTCCGCGAGGGGCTTTTTTTTGATTTGTGTCTTTGTAACCTGAGCGTCTTCTCATTTTATTATCATAAATAATTCACAAAGATACTGGCAATTGCGGAATGTTGCAAGCAGTCTTTGTATATCTTAGCTGTTAATCTATTTGTTTTTTTGTTTAGAGGGTAATACTATCTTTGTTTGTCCTACATGGTAAAAAGGAAGAGAAAACCGTTCACCGTTCACCTTATGTGTTTTAATATGTTGATAGATAGTTGTTTATTGGTTCTGATTGTGGGTGAACGGTTTCCTTAAAAGGTGAATGGTTGGGCTAAACCGTTCACCTTTGTTTTTTCAACCTACTTGTATGGTATAGGTTCTTGATTATTAGGTCGTAGTTATGCACTATTTATGTCAAAGCTAACTATCTATTCGCTTAACGAGCAAGGTCGTTAAGCTTGATGAGCGTGGTCGTTAAGCTTTGCGACGACTGTCGCAAAGCTTAACCATGGTGGTTGGTTGCTGAGTAAGTCCAGACTTAAGGTTTAGTATCCAATGACTTTAATCGTAGTATGTAGTGGGGAGAGTAATACAAACAGGAATGATAGTACTCGTTGCAGTAGTCAGTCCGTTCATTGTTTCTACCAACCGGATAAATTCCCGTTTGTAACCTTGGCGATCATTTACTAGTCCGCTTTGTGCCAGAGAGATCACCTGATTATATGAGCCTGTTCCTTTGTATTCGGAGTTACGCAGTAGCTGGCCGAACATGGCGACTGCTGATGCAAAATAGAAATCGGGGGAAAGCTTGTTGTTGCCGCTTGCTTTCAATTTAGTCTCGATCAATTGGCTGACGTCGCTGTCAGGAGCTTTGTAGCGCAGGCGTATAGCCAGTAACTCCGGTTCTGCAAACTGCATGGTGCGGGGAGCATTGTTCGGCTTTATTTCATAAAAAGCCGTTACCGTATGTCCGGCACCCATTTCACCGGCATCTTTGGTGTCGTCGTTGAAATCCCTGTTATTCAATAAGCGACTTTCGTAACCGACCAGACGATATTCCTGTACCTGATCGGGATTGAAAGCGATCTGTAACTTCACGTCTTTGGCTACGGCATACATTGTACTACCAAACTCATGGACGAGCGTTTTGTTTGCTTCCTGAATATTGTCGATATAAGCATGGTTACCGTTTCCCTTTTCGGCAAGTACCTGCATCTTACTGTCTTTATAATTCCCCATTCCATAACCCAGAACGGTTAGGAATACACCGCTTTTACGTTCTTTTTCGACTAATCGTTCCAATCCTTCGGAAGATGATACTCCCACATTGAAATCGCCATCGGTACAGAGTATCACGCGGTTGTTCCCTTCCCGGATATAATTCTTCCGTGCAATATCGTAGGCAAGTTGGATACCGGCACCACCGGCAGTCGAACCTCCTGCCGTCAGTTCGTCGAGTGCTTCACGTATTTTTTGCTTATTACTTCCGGAGGTGGATGGAAGTACCACACCTGCTTCTCCGGCATATACCACGATGGCTACGCGATCTTCTTCCCGCAGATTATTGATCAGGAGTTTCAGGGATGACTTAACCAATCCCAGACGGTCCGGCCCATACATAGAACCTGATACGTCTACAAGGAAAACCAGATTGGAAGCCGGTAGATTTTCAGAAGGAATCTCTTTCGCTTTTAACCCGATACGCACCAGACGATTTTCTTTATTCCAGGGACATGGTCCTACTTCGGTGGTGATATTTACAGGATCTTTTCCTCCTGGTTTCTCGTAATTGTAGGAGAAATAATTAATTAATTCTTCTACGCGGACAGCATCGGCCGGAGGATTTTGCCCTTCATTGATATAACGCCGGATCGTCCCGTAAGAAGCGGCATCGACATCGATCGAGAAAGTAGAAAGCGGTTCGTTATTGACTTTCCTGAATTTGTTTTCTGCCAATTGGTTATATTCGTTCCTGTTTGTCCCCTGATCGTAATTATAGGATGAAGATGTGGTCACCAAAGCTTCGCAACAAACGACTTCTTCTTCTGCAATGATAGGAGCTGCGTCTTCAACGATAGAGAGAACCTCTGCCTGTGCCTTCGCTGTTTTCTGTGTTTGTATCTCAGCCTGAGCCGGATGCGGAACCGGAGGAGGCGTACAGATTAACGGTTTTTCTTCGACAGGTTGTTTGGCCGGACAGATTGCGACAGCTGTGTTGTCTATGTTTACTACCTCTTTGGTTTCCGGTATCTGCTTTTTTACAAGAAGAAACAGACCGCCAGCCAGGATAGCTGCCGTAAGTAAGCTGATGATTGTTGTTTTCGTTTTCATGACTGATCCTGTTTAATGATTAATGAATTGCTTTTACCTGATAGATGCCGCGATAAAGGGGAATTCCATAAATGTTTCGGACTTTTTTGAGAAAGATTTTAATTTAAAGTTTACATTTGTAGAAAAAAACGAGAACAACTTGCTGTTTTTCAGACGTAACATATCAACCTATTCAGATAGCGAACTGCTGCAATTATATAAGGAAACCGGGAAAAGCGATTATTTCGGTGAACTGTATAATCGCTATATCCCATTGCTATACGGGTTGTGTCTGAAATATTTGCAGGAAGAAGAGAAAGCACAGGATGCTGTCATGCAATTGTTCGAAGACCTGCTGCCGAAGCTTTCGCGTTACGAGATTCGGGAGTTCAGAACCTGGATTTACAGTGTGGCAAAGAACCATTGCTTCCAGCTGTTACGAAAAGAAAATCCCGAGATAGCAACCGATTTCGACCGGCAATTTGTGGAATCGTACGATTTATTGCATCTATTAGATAAAGAAGAAACGAGTGACGATGCCCGTACGGCAGCTCTCAAGCACTGTCTGGAGAAGCTGCCCGAACCACAGCAACGTTGTATCCTGTCTTTTTTTATGGAAGAAATGTCGTACGTCGATATCGTAGAGCAGACCGGGTATCAGCTTAAAAGCGTAAAAAGTTATATTCAGAATGGCAAACGCAATCTGAAAAGTTGTATTGAAAAGAGAATGGCGCAATGAAAAGTCTGTTGCAATACATACAAGGTTCACGAAAAGGCAAGGAAGCCCATCGCCTGGAAAAAGAGGCGATGAAAGATCCTTTTCTGGCCGATGCACTGGATGGTTTTCAGACAGTGGAGGGCAACCATGTGGAAAGTATCGAAGCAATGCGTCGCCGTATCTCCCGCCGTACTCGTTCCCAAAGAGATCAGATCGCGAAATGGAGTATTGCTGCCAGCTTGTTGATTTGTCTGGGATTTGGCAGTTACTTTTGGTTCAACAGAGATGCCGCTATGCCGAAAGAGTTACAGTCGATGGTTATACAGGAAGAAGCTGTGACACCGCCACTTCCTCCTGAACCGGTGATAGCCCAGGCTGCTGCTACCGGCGAATTACAGGAAGAAACGGAAGCGATGCAAAAGAAAGCTCCAACAGCAACAAAAAAGCCCGAAGCTAAAATGCGGCAGGCAACCCCTACGCCGGCTCCTTTGGCTGCTGCTCCTGCGAGAGCTGAAGTCTTGTCTATCGTTGAAGATGATGCCGATGTAGCAGAAATGATCGTGGCGGAAGAAGAAGTAGCGATGGATGCAACTATGGCTCGTGCCCCGATACACCGGCCGGAACCCGTTATAGGCTATAAAGCCTATGAAGAATATTTGCGTAAAGAATTGATTCACCCACAGGACTCAACCTGTAAAGGGGTGACCGGAACTGTCGTTGTTGCATTCCATATCAATGAAAAAGGCCGTCCGGTCGATCTGGAAGTCAAACGAAGCCTGTGCGCATCAGCAGACAAGGAAGCACTTCGCCTGATCGAAAAAGGTCCGGACTGGAAAGTGGATACGACCCGGGTTATTGTTCCTGTCCTTTTCGCTCCGTAAGTAATCTATTCAAATATTTTGATTTTGACAATTTGTTTCGTTCGTGTTTCTTTCTCGTAACTATTCAGCCCCCTAATTCATAACGGAGAGAGTGTGAGTAACTTTTTCCTTGTTGCAATATCATATGGGCATGACACTATTGTGTCATGCCCATATGATATAAACTTCGGTTAAGATTGTTTGTTTTTTACGATTGGTAACTGATCACATTCTTGGCAATGTCAATAAGAGTCAGAAAGGGGTCTTGTTTCTTTTTCCTTGCCGTATTTATTATGGAATGTAGCACACAAAAAGCACTCGCACCTTCACCGGATTTGAACTGACCACTGACTTTCTGTTTGACTTTCAATGGACGAATCGAGCGTTCACTGGCATTGTTGTCAGGTGGCACATGAAGGTTTTCCAGAAACACGAACAGATGCTCGGAGTGTGGTGATAGTCCATTTCTGAACTCGCGAAAATCATGCCACAGGTGGCTTATGTCTTCTTCCATAAGCTTTTTATAGCGTTCCTTTATATCCGCTATACCTGACACTGAATAATTATCGCTCTTCTGTAAATGGATGCTTTCTCTTAGTAAAGCTAACATTCGCACAGACCAATCTTGTTTTTCATCCAAGACTGTCAGATATATTAATTTCCTCAGTAAATGCGCCAGGCAGATTTGATGACCGGCAGTCTTCATGTTGAAATAAGACGAATGGCAATCGGTCACTAACAGACTATTAGGTAGGCCATCAGAGAACTCACTGTCAATGGCCGCTTTCCCACGTGATGAATGAGGAAAAACAAAGGTGGACAATTCATTTTGGAAAACCCACATCCAATACAAGTTCTTATTTAGACGCATACACGTTTCGTCTGCACCCACTACAGGCGAAGATTGTATTTCCTGCTTTATCTCATTATACTTGATGAGTCCTTGCTTACGCATGCGATTCAATATATTCGACACGCTGCCCTGGCTCATTTGCAAGCCATAAAAGTCGTTTAAAACCTCCGCCAGACGCTTGAAGGGTATATGCTGTGCCGTGCTCAGATAGGCAACCAATGCGTGTATGTTTACACCATAACTGACTCCCGGTTTTACATGCGAAGGGAAATCGGCGCGATTGCAATGACCGCATGTGCATCTTTTCTCAATGCCTATATGATCAGTGATTTTAGGCCTTATCGGAAGAGGTATATCGATGCTCTGACGTATCTCGTATGCAGAACCGTCTATCTCTTGCAGTGAATTGCCACATTGAGCACAATAGATCGGATTGTGGGTTTGAACCTCATCGGGCTTTTCGCTCTTGAGCAAAGTGTTTCCTGTATGCCCCACTTGTCCTCCAGGTTTCTTTCCGGATGAAACCCGCAGGGAGCGGGTGCGACGTATCGCTTGTGCTTTTAAGCTCTCTCGGGAAGGAGGTATATTACTGTTTTGACTGTCCAATTGAGGCTTCTCGTAATGCTCAAGGCGTTCTTTTAGCAACGCATTCTCTATGCGTAATGCCTCATTTTCACCCTTCAACACCACGTTCTCTTCCTTCATGATATTCTCATTGCGATATGCCTGGCGAAGTATATCTACGATATCTGACACTGTATCTTTCATGACTTAAAGATACTAATAATCAAATTGATATGCGAATAATCAGGTATGTTTTTTCATTAAAGTTCATTGCCTTTTAGCTAAAAATATCATTTTGTCAATCTGATAAAAGGGAAGATATACACCCTGAGATACTTAATAAAATATTTAAAAACAGCAAGATAAAAGATCATAATGAGGGGCTGAGTAGTTACTCTTTCTCAATCTAAATGATACGTTAAAAAATATTACCCGTAGGGGTATTTCAAATTTCCCGGTATAGTAATCCGAAATACATGGTATGGTAATATCATTTTGATAAATCGAAAAGTATTAATTTTATCAAACTGTTTAAAAGTTGAAATAATATATTACTTTTGCTAATAGGGAATAAGTATATAAATATGAATTATATTCAAAGTGATTTTGAAAGGATATATAAGTTGTACTATCCGAAGATGTTTGGATTTGCCAAAAACTATGTTTTGGCAGATGAAGACGCCGAGAATATAGTACAGGATGTTTTTTTGGTGCTTTGGGAAAAAAAAGATGAACTTGAAATTACTTATACTCTGACTACCTATTTATTTACTCTTGTTAAAAACAGATGTCTGAATTTTTTGCGGCATAAGCTAATAGAAGAAGAATATAATATCCAGATGAAGGAAGAACTGGGTTTCAAATTATACGCTTTGGAATCGCTGGATTATTCATATCATTCTGAAACGGAATTGCAGGAAGTTGTTAAACGGGCACTTGATGCTCTCCCGGAACGTTGTCGCGAGGTTTTTATTAAGAGCCGCATAGAGGGATTAAAGTATAAAGAAATATCGGAAGAACTTGGTATTTCCATCAATACAGTTGAAAATCAAATAGTCACAGCTTTGAAAAAACTACGTGTAGAACTTAAAGATTACCTGCCTTTGCTTCTATTTCTTGTTAAATAATGTTTATTTAGGATCATTTTATAGTGGGCTTTTCGTTGATGAGGGTCTAACTTTATATAATGCAAGAAATATGTTGGATTTATTATCAAAATATTTGACAGGAAATATCTCTTCCGAAGAAAAACAAACTCTTTTCCAGCAATTGAAAGGAGATTCTTGTTACAGGAAAGAAGCAGCCGATATGCAAAATTTGTCAGCTCTTATATCTATGGCAGAAGAAGATCATATGGCTTCTGATGTACAGTATAGTTCATTTGTCAGTTTACGTAGAAAACGTACCATCTTTTCTAGTATCCGGAAAATTGCGGGTTATGCAGCTATCATGGTTTTCTCTGTGTTATCGACTTATTTACTGACGACCTATCTCGGAGACGAAAATAATAATTTGGCTCGTTATCAGGAATTCTCTACACCGGCAGGACAGCGGGCAAAGGTTTTACTGACAGATGGTACGGAAGTTTGGTTAAACGCGAATTCAAAATTACGCTATCCGGAACGTTTCGGTTTAAAACAGCGGGAAGTCGAATTGTATGGAGAGGCTTTTTTTGAAGTGGAAAAGGATACGGAAAAGCCTTTTGTCGTTAAAACGAGTAAAATGGATATAAAAGTGACCGGAACGAAATTTAATGTGAGTGCCTATGGTTCTGAAAAATATTTTGTGACTTCGTTGTTGGAGGGAAGTGTTTCTGTTTCTTGTGCGAATGACAGGAGCCGTAGTTATACACTATGTCCGAAACAACAAATTGTTGTATCCGATCAGTCTTCGGAAGTCTCTTTATTTGAGAATACCGATTTCATGTCCTGGAAAGATGGAGTGTTCATTTTTGATGATATGCTATTAATAGATATTATAAAGAAATTGGAACTCTATTATGACGTTTCAATTATTGTGAAAAACACGAAACTAGGTAATTTCCGTTATACAGGAAAGTTCAGGCAACGGGATGGAGTAGAAGGTGTTTTGAAAAAATTGCAGATAGTATATCCGTTCACCTATACGAAGGATGATGATCGTAATCAGATTCTTTTGCAATAGTAAGGATTAACACAATACGGCTAAATCGTGTTAAGTTAAGACGGAATGTAGTGATTTTTCTGTGTGAAGGTTCTAACCTTATAAATGTAGAAAAATATATGTATAACCTTAAAAATAATATGCCTATGGATTAGAATAAAGAAATCTTTTTATCTATAAAAAGCTGACAGGTGTTCCACCACCTGTCAGCAATACATCTAACACTCTTAGTCGAAAAAGTATTAAACATTTAATTATACAAAGGTATGGAAAAATATGCTTTGTCAATCTTATTATTTCAAAGAAAACACTTTAAGAAGTTTTTTAATATTATGAGAATTTCAATCCTATTTCTGTTTGTCAGCATTTTGGCATCTTATGCTTCAAATGTAAATTCGCAGACTGCAAAAGTAAATATTACGAGCACTCGTATGACGATCGGAACTTTTATCAGGCAAGTTGAAAAGGAGACCGGTTATATGTTCGTTTATAATAAAGAGGAGATTGATGCAAATAAAACAATTTCTTTAAAGAAAGGGAAAAACACGGTTGCCGATTGCCTGAATACCATTTTTGTTGGTTCCGGCGTTTCATTTGTTTTTGATGATGGCTATGTAGTCCTTACGAAACACGCACAGGAAACTGCTGTATCGCAGCAGGCTGGTAAAGTGGTAAAAGGTATTGTTACCGATGAGACCGGTTTGTCGGTAATTGGTGCTAATATCTTTGTTAAAGGAACTAATTTGGGAACTATTACTGATATGGAGGGTAATTTTAGTTTGGAAGTACCTTCGGATAACGATATTTTGGTGGTTTCCTATATCGGTTATGTCGAACAACAGATTCCGGTGAAAAACAGAAAAAACTGGGCGATCATATTAAAGGAGGATGCACAGAATCTGGATGAAGTTGTGGTTGTCGGCTATGGTACGCAGCGTAAAGGTAATATTGCTACTGCCGTGACGACAGTTAAGGCGGAAGCTCTACAAAACCGTCCGGTCCAGACGATAGGTGAAGCCTTGCAAGGACAAATCCCGGGTTTGAGCGTTACGTCAAAAGGAGCACCGGGGGAGTCGCCTTCACTTCAACTACGTGGTTCTTCTATGTTGAAATCCAGCACTGCAGAAACGGACAAAGAAACATTACCCAGGTTGAGATCCGAAACCAGCGGCCCATTGGTTTTGGTGGATGGTGTGCCCGCGGACTTCAATTTTTTGAATCCGGAAGATATTGAAAGTATCAATGTCCTGAAAGATGCGGCTTCTGCAGCGATCTATGGTTCGCGTGCCGCAAACGGAGTCCTTTTGATCACGACTAAACGTGGAAAGATGGGCAAGCCTACTTTCCGTTATAATGGATCTGTCGGAGTCAATACACCGATGTATATGCCTAAATCGATCAGTTCTGCCGAATATGCAAGAATAAAGAATGAAGCGGAAAGGAATATGGGACGTGCTCCGATTTATTCGGATGAAGATATTGCGATGTTTGCCAATGGTACGGATCTGAACCGTTATCCGAATACAAACTGGCTGGATCTGGCAATACAAAACAGCGTTACTACACGTCATGGCTTGGAGGCTTCCGGTGGAACGGAGAAGGTGAGATATCTGGTAAGTGCCGGTGTCGATCACCAGACCGGCGTTTTTCCGAATACACAGCAGAATGTGTTCAACGTACGTTCAAGTACGGATATTACCATTACTAAAAAGTTTGGTATTTCTTTTGATATGCGTTACCAGTTAAGGGATATGGAAGCATTGAATAATCAGGAAGACCTTTATAAACAATTGATTTTTGCCGATCCGACTATGGTGGCTTATTATACGGATGGTACATATGGTTATAATCCAGGATTTTTCACCAATCCGCTGGTTCCTTTGTATGAAGGCGGACAGAAGCTGACTAACAGA is a genomic window containing:
- the tnpC gene encoding IS66 family transposase gives rise to the protein MKDTVSDIVDILRQAYRNENIMKEENVVLKGENEALRIENALLKERLEHYEKPQLDSQNSNIPPSRESLKAQAIRRTRSLRVSSGKKPGGQVGHTGNTLLKSEKPDEVQTHNPIYCAQCGNSLQEIDGSAYEIRQSIDIPLPIRPKITDHIGIEKRCTCGHCNRADFPSHVKPGVSYGVNIHALVAYLSTAQHIPFKRLAEVLNDFYGLQMSQGSVSNILNRMRKQGLIKYNEIKQEIQSSPVVGADETCMRLNKNLYWMWVFQNELSTFVFPHSSRGKAAIDSEFSDGLPNSLLVTDCHSSYFNMKTAGHQICLAHLLRKLIYLTVLDEKQDWSVRMLALLRESIHLQKSDNYSVSGIADIKERYKKLMEEDISHLWHDFREFRNGLSPHSEHLFVFLENLHVPPDNNASERSIRPLKVKQKVSGQFKSGEGASAFCVLHSIINTARKKKQDPFLTLIDIAKNVISYQS
- a CDS encoding RNA polymerase sigma-70 factor, with product MNYIQSDFERIYKLYYPKMFGFAKNYVLADEDAENIVQDVFLVLWEKKDELEITYTLTTYLFTLVKNRCLNFLRHKLIEEEYNIQMKEELGFKLYALESLDYSYHSETELQEVVKRALDALPERCREVFIKSRIEGLKYKEISEELGISINTVENQIVTALKKLRVELKDYLPLLLFLVK
- a CDS encoding FecR family protein produces the protein MLDLLSKYLTGNISSEEKQTLFQQLKGDSCYRKEAADMQNLSALISMAEEDHMASDVQYSSFVSLRRKRTIFSSIRKIAGYAAIMVFSVLSTYLLTTYLGDENNNLARYQEFSTPAGQRAKVLLTDGTEVWLNANSKLRYPERFGLKQREVELYGEAFFEVEKDTEKPFVVKTSKMDIKVTGTKFNVSAYGSEKYFVTSLLEGSVSVSCANDRSRSYTLCPKQQIVVSDQSSEVSLFENTDFMSWKDGVFIFDDMLLIDIIKKLELYYDVSIIVKNTKLGNFRYTGKFRQRDGVEGVLKKLQIVYPFTYTKDDDRNQILLQ